Within the Streptomyces sp. NBC_00554 genome, the region GGCGGAGGTGGAACTGCTGGCCTGACCGATACCCCCCACGGGAGAGGGGCGGTCGCGGAGTCCTGACTCCGCGGCCGCCCCTCAACCCTTGACCGGGGTCAGCTCACCGCAAGGGTGAAGACGTGGAGATCGGCGTTGTCGGGCAGTTTCACGCTCCGGACGGTCTTGCCGGACGGGGCCTGGAAGGGCTTGGTGGCGAAGACGTACGTGGCCACCGGGTCCTTGTCCGCGCCCGCGACGTTGCGGTAAGCGGCCCTGGCGACGGTCTCGTTGTCATACTGGACGGTGCCGCCTCCGCCGCCGACGGTCCAGTCGGTGAAGGAGAGGTCGACGGGGTCGGTGGTGCCGTCGGTGTAGGTGACGGTCGCCTTGGTCTGCTGGTTGCCGTTGACCGCGCTGCCGATGAAGGACAACTGGCTTGCGGCTTGGGTGAGTTCGATGGTCTGGCCGGTCGCCGAGGCGTTGTCCGGGCGGGCGGACGGCGAGTCGGGCCAGGTGTAGGTGAGGCCGCCGGACAGCGTGCCCTGCCGGCCGGGGGTCAGGCCCGCGGCCGCCAGCGCCTGGCGGGAGTAGCTCCAGCCGCCTCCGTCGTAGTCGGCCTCGTCGTGGTCGCCGACGTCGTCCGAGACGCCGGTGTTGTTGTACGCGGCGAGGAGGGAGCCCGGGGCGGCGACGGTGAGGGCCACCGGCTGCCCGTACGACGTGTCGGCCGATGTCACGGTGACCTTGACGTCGTAGAAGCCCTGTCTGGCGTCCGAGGCGGCGGACAGAGTGATCGACTGCACGCCGTCAACCACCGTTCCCTCGGCGGGCGTTGCCGTCACGCCCTCGGGCACGTCCACCCGGAAGCGGACCTCGGGGCCCGCGCCGCCGCTGAGGGCGAGGGCGCGGATGTCGAGCTTCGTGGAGCCGCCGGGTGCGAGCGTCGCGGCGGTCGGGCCCACGCCGATCTGGTACGGCTGCTCGCCCTCGCGGAAGGAGGGCGGGGCTGCGGCCTCGCTGCTGCCCCACTGCTTGTTGGCAGTGGCGCCAAGGGTGTAGTCGAGCGTGCCGCCGTTGCGGACGAAGGACGCCGGGAGCCAAGCACGGTCGCTGGTGCGCCCGTTGACCTTCAGCGACTGCACGTACGGGGTGTCGGCGGCCGCGCCCGTGGCACGGATCTTGATGTCGGCGCTGCCCGGGCGGTCGATCTCGACCCTCGGGAACAGCGGTGAGGACAGGGTGAGTTCGGCGCGGGACGGCACCTGGGGGTACATGCCGAGCGCGGAGAAGACGTACCAGGACGACATGGCGCCGAGGTCGTCGTTGCCGGGGATACCGCCCGGCTGCGTCGACCAGAGCTGGTTCATGGCCGCGCGGACGGTCTCCTGCGTCTTGTAGGGCGCGCCCGCGTAGGCGTACAGGTAAGGCACGTTGGTCGACGGCTCGTTGTCCAGCTCGGACTTGTCGCCGCCGCTGCCCGTGAACGCCCAGCTGCCGTCGGCGTTGTGGAAGAAGGTGTCCAGGCGGTCCAGGGCCTCGTCCTTGCCGCCCATGGCCGCGAAGAGCCCGGCGGGGTTGTGCTGCACCATCCAGGTGTACTGGGCCGCCGTACCCTCGACGAATCCGTTGCCGGTCGCCGGGGTGAAGCCGGTGACCCAGCTGCCGTCCGCCTTGCGGTTGGCGATGTAGCCGCCCGTCGGGTCGGCGGCGATGTTGAAGTTGTTCTGCCACCACTGGGAGCGGGTGGCGAACTCGGCAGCCGTGTTCTTCTCCCCTGCTGCCGCGGCCAGTTGGGAGATGGCGAAGTCGGCGCCGGACATCTCCAGGGTCTCGGCGGCACCACCCCAGGCGTTGGACACGGACGGCATGTAGTGCTGTTCCAGGTACTTGTCGAGGGAGGGGCGCTGGCCCACCGAGAGAACCGGCTTGCCTGCCGGCGAGAGGTCCTGCTCGGTCGGTACGGTCGCCGCCTTGACCAGCGAGTCGAGGGCGCCGTCCAGGTCGAAGTCCGTGCCGCCGAAGGCCCGGATGCCGGCGAGCGCGGCCGGTGAGGGGTCACCGTTCATGACGTGGGTGCCGCTCGCTCCGTGCAGCCAGCGGTCCCAGATCCCGCCGTTCTGCCGGGCGAGTTCGAGCAGCGACTGCGCGATGTCGGAGCCGGTGTCCGGGCTGAGGAGGGTCAGCAGCTGGACCTGGGAGCGGTAGACGTCCCAGCCGGAGAAGGTGCCGTACTGGGCCTTGTGGCCCTTGCTCACGACATGGACCTTCTCGTCGCTGCCTCTGTATCTGCGGTCGGCGTCGCTGATGACGTTCGGGTGCAGGAGGGCGTGGTAGAGCGCGGTGTAGAAGGTGGTGCGGTCGGCGTCGGTGCCGCCGCCGACCTTGACCGCGTCGAGCTCGTCGCGCCAGGCCCGGTGGGCGGCGTCCTGGACGTCCGCGAAGGTCCGGGTCGGCGGGTTCTCGGCCGCGAGGTTGGCCTTGGCGCCCGCCTGACTGACGTACGAGATGCCGACCTTGACGTTCACGGGGCCGGCGCCGGGCTCGAACTCCACATAGCCGCCCGCGCCCTTGCCCGCGACCGGACGCCCGCCGGTGGCGAATCCGCCGGTGCCGCCGCTCGCCTCGGTGGACCCCTGGTTCAGCTTGTCGTCCTGCCAGGTGCCGGTCGCCTTGAAGTCGCGGTCGAAGTGGGCGGTGAAGTAGAGGGTGTAGTAGGCGCGTTGGCCCTCCGGGTCGAGGTATCCGCAGAAGTTCCCGGAGGTCACGGAGCCGGAGACGGTGCGGGTCGCCGGGTCGATCTTGACGTCCGAAGCCGTCGACCCCACCTCGGAGTTGGCGGTACGGATCAGCAGCGAGGCGGGCTTGTCGGCGGGGTAGGTGAAGCGGCCCGAGCCCGTGCGGGTGGTCGCCGTGAGGTCGGCGGTGACGCCGGAGGCGAGGCCCACCTTGTAGTGGCCGGGCTCCGCGCTCTCGTCGGCGTGCGCGAAGTCGGCGGCGTACACCGCGTCCTTGGTGTCGCTCGCGGGTGAGGAGGTGACCTCACCCGCGTACGGGAAGAAGGGAATGTCGCCACTGCCGCCCGCGCAGCCCGTGCCGGACATGTGGGTGAGGCTGAAGCCGCGGATGCGGGTGGCGTCGTACTGGTAGCCGCCGGGCGCGGCCGTGCTGGTGGCGCTTCCCCGGGTGTTCTCGGGGCTCCAGGAGAGCATGCCGAACGGAGCGACGGCGCCGGGGAAGACATTGCCGCCGTTCTTGGTGCCGATGAGCGGGTCGACGTACGCGG harbors:
- a CDS encoding GH92 family glycosyl hydrolase; this translates as MRFRPSYILLAVALTVGGATPALAATAAPPDLVRDPTAYVDPLIGTKNGGNVFPGAVAPFGMLSWSPENTRGSATSTAAPGGYQYDATRIRGFSLTHMSGTGCAGGSGDIPFFPYAGEVTSSPASDTKDAVYAADFAHADESAEPGHYKVGLASGVTADLTATTRTGSGRFTYPADKPASLLIRTANSEVGSTASDVKIDPATRTVSGSVTSGNFCGYLDPEGQRAYYTLYFTAHFDRDFKATGTWQDDKLNQGSTEASGGTGGFATGGRPVAGKGAGGYVEFEPGAGPVNVKVGISYVSQAGAKANLAAENPPTRTFADVQDAAHRAWRDELDAVKVGGGTDADRTTFYTALYHALLHPNVISDADRRYRGSDEKVHVVSKGHKAQYGTFSGWDVYRSQVQLLTLLSPDTGSDIAQSLLELARQNGGIWDRWLHGASGTHVMNGDPSPAALAGIRAFGGTDFDLDGALDSLVKAATVPTEQDLSPAGKPVLSVGQRPSLDKYLEQHYMPSVSNAWGGAAETLEMSGADFAISQLAAAAGEKNTAAEFATRSQWWQNNFNIAADPTGGYIANRKADGSWVTGFTPATGNGFVEGTAAQYTWMVQHNPAGLFAAMGGKDEALDRLDTFFHNADGSWAFTGSGGDKSELDNEPSTNVPYLYAYAGAPYKTQETVRAAMNQLWSTQPGGIPGNDDLGAMSSWYVFSALGMYPQVPSRAELTLSSPLFPRVEIDRPGSADIKIRATGAAADTPYVQSLKVNGRTSDRAWLPASFVRNGGTLDYTLGATANKQWGSSEAAAPPSFREGEQPYQIGVGPTAATLAPGGSTKLDIRALALSGGAGPEVRFRVDVPEGVTATPAEGTVVDGVQSITLSAASDARQGFYDVKVTVTSADTSYGQPVALTVAAPGSLLAAYNNTGVSDDVGDHDEADYDGGGWSYSRQALAAAGLTPGRQGTLSGGLTYTWPDSPSARPDNASATGQTIELTQAASQLSFIGSAVNGNQQTKATVTYTDGTTDPVDLSFTDWTVGGGGGTVQYDNETVARAAYRNVAGADKDPVATYVFATKPFQAPSGKTVRSVKLPDNADLHVFTLAVS